A single window of Oerskovia paurometabola DNA harbors:
- a CDS encoding universal stress protein, giving the protein MSDVVVGVDGSARSQEALDWALVEAGSRGVPLTAVLAWEPSWKDGPRPSEPADFSHLADLKQDQVLTLLDEARHRTGVDAVTHAEQVQGSAATALLARAEHSEMLVVGSRGLGRLGRLVLGSVSSAVVQGATQVPVTVVRSAGDDETDDAGAPAAADAPPRVVVGVDGSRTSVHALRHGLEVARRRGSVLDAVFCWQIVTLAPLPDSWGWTPPIDDYEKFAGEQLDRALEAAGVDLPEDQVRRSVVHAHPAKGLLEASEGAERLVVGNRGTGGFDRLLLGSVSRQAVEYATCPVTVVRRPAD; this is encoded by the coding sequence ATGAGTGACGTGGTCGTCGGTGTGGACGGATCGGCCCGGTCCCAGGAAGCCCTCGACTGGGCGCTCGTCGAGGCGGGTTCGCGGGGTGTGCCGCTCACGGCGGTCCTCGCCTGGGAACCGTCCTGGAAGGACGGTCCTCGTCCCTCGGAGCCGGCCGACTTCAGCCATCTCGCGGACCTCAAGCAGGACCAGGTCCTGACCCTCCTGGACGAGGCCCGGCACCGCACGGGGGTCGACGCGGTCACGCACGCGGAGCAGGTCCAGGGCTCGGCGGCCACCGCGCTGTTGGCCCGCGCGGAGCACTCGGAGATGCTCGTGGTGGGCAGCCGTGGGCTGGGTCGGCTGGGTCGGCTCGTGCTGGGCTCGGTGTCGTCGGCCGTCGTCCAGGGCGCGACGCAGGTCCCGGTGACGGTCGTGCGGTCCGCCGGTGACGACGAGACGGACGACGCCGGAGCCCCTGCCGCGGCCGACGCGCCCCCGCGTGTCGTGGTGGGGGTGGACGGCTCGCGCACGTCGGTGCATGCGCTGCGTCACGGGCTCGAGGTCGCCCGCCGCAGGGGCTCGGTCCTGGACGCGGTGTTCTGCTGGCAGATCGTCACGCTGGCCCCGCTGCCCGACTCGTGGGGCTGGACCCCGCCCATCGACGACTACGAGAAGTTCGCCGGCGAGCAGCTCGACCGTGCGCTCGAGGCTGCGGGCGTGGACCTGCCCGAGGACCAGGTCCGCCGCAGCGTCGTGCACGCCCACCCTGCGAAAGGGCTCCTCGAGGCGTCGGAGGGCGCCGAGCGCCTGGTCGTCGGCAACCGGGGTACGGGCGGGTTCGACCGCCTCCTCCTGGGCTCGGTGAGCCGGCAGGCCGTCGAGTACGCGACGTGCCCGGTGACCGTGGTCCGGCGCCCGGCCGACTAG
- a CDS encoding YwiC-like family protein, with protein sequence MTQGSSQPERRPTRRRRRRGPGWVPDQHGAWAMLAVPLLVGIFLGGPAWVHVPLAVLWFVGYFAFFATGLWLKSRFKARWWPPVRAYGIATVVPAVAVLLVRPDLLAWVPLFLPLVAVSLWSSYRRSERSLLNDGATVLAACLMLPVAFAAGVDPVPGGWPGTAWLGGWPDARLPDGVTGVAGIGWPQVWALFVLVLAYFAGTILYVKTLIRERGERSYLVASVVYHLAAGVVASAALAAAGLVWWPAGVLFAGLTVRAVWVPRTAAKPLQFGMGEVVASVLVAVVALVLPQTSEVAGSVASVALGTGTATAVVP encoded by the coding sequence ATGACCCAGGGGAGCTCGCAGCCTGAGCGGCGTCCCACGAGGCGTCGACGACGCCGCGGCCCCGGCTGGGTGCCCGACCAGCACGGCGCCTGGGCGATGCTCGCGGTGCCGCTGCTGGTCGGGATCTTCCTCGGCGGGCCTGCGTGGGTGCACGTGCCGCTCGCCGTCCTGTGGTTCGTCGGGTACTTCGCGTTCTTCGCGACGGGCCTGTGGCTCAAGTCGCGGTTCAAGGCGCGCTGGTGGCCGCCCGTGCGGGCGTACGGGATCGCGACGGTCGTCCCAGCCGTCGCGGTCCTGCTCGTGCGCCCCGACCTCCTCGCGTGGGTGCCGCTCTTCCTCCCGCTCGTCGCAGTGAGCCTGTGGAGCTCGTACCGACGCAGCGAGCGCTCGTTGCTCAACGACGGCGCCACGGTGCTCGCGGCGTGCCTCATGCTGCCGGTCGCGTTCGCGGCGGGCGTGGACCCGGTGCCGGGTGGGTGGCCGGGCACGGCGTGGCTGGGCGGTTGGCCGGACGCGCGCCTGCCCGACGGCGTCACGGGCGTCGCGGGGATCGGGTGGCCCCAGGTGTGGGCGCTGTTCGTGCTCGTGCTGGCCTACTTCGCGGGGACGATCCTCTACGTCAAGACGCTGATCCGGGAGCGCGGCGAGCGCTCCTACCTCGTCGCGTCGGTGGTCTACCACCTGGCGGCCGGCGTGGTCGCGTCCGCCGCCCTCGCGGCGGCAGGGCTCGTGTGGTGGCCCGCCGGGGTGCTGTTCGCCGGGCTCACGGTGCGGGCGGTCTGGGTGCCGCGCACCGCAGCGAAGCCCCTGCAGTTCGGGATGGGCGAGGTCGTGGCGAGCGTTCTGGTGGCGGTCGTGGCGCTCGTGCTGCCGCAGACGTCCGAGGTGGCCGGGTCCGTCGCGTCGGTCGCCCTCGGGACGGGCACCGCGACGGCCGTGGTGCCCTGA
- a CDS encoding ATP-dependent Clp protease ATP-binding subunit, whose product MFERFTDRARRVVVLAQEEARMLNHNYIGTEHILLGLIHEGEGVAAKALESLNISLDGVRSQVTEIIGEGQQAPSGHIPFTPRAKKVLELSLREALQLGHNYIGTEHILLGLIREGEGVAAQVLTKMGADLNRVRQQVIQLLSGYQGKEPVAAGGPAEGQPSGSAVLDQFGRNLTQAAREGKLDPVIGRTSEIERVMQVLSRRTKNNPVLIGEPGVGKTAVVEGLAQDIVRGDVPETLKDKQLYTLDLGALVAGSRYRGDFEERLKKVLKEIRTRGDIILFIDEIHTLVGAGAAEGAIDAASILKPMLARGELQTIGATTLDEYRKHIEKDPALERRFQPILVSEPSLPHAIEILKGLRDRYEAHHRVSITDAALVAAATLADRYINDRYLPDKAIDLVDEAGARLRIRRMTAPPELKELDEQIAEARRDKESAIDEQDFEKAARLRDTEKQLTQQRADKEKAWKAGDLDTVAEVDEDLIAEVLAMSTGIPVLKLTEQESSRLLKMEDELHKRVVGQETAIKALSQAIRRTRAGLKDPKRPGGSFIFAGPTGVGKTELAKALAEFLFGDEEALIQLDMSEFSEKHTVSRLFGSPPGYVGYDEGGQLTEKVRRRPFSVVLFDEVEKAHADIFNSLLQILEDGRLTDSQGRVVDFKNTVIIMTTNLGTRDIAKGLQTGFNAGGDLVTSYDRMKAKVNDELKQHFRPEFLNRVDDVVVFPQLSQTEIVQIVDLMIAKLDKRLRDKDMGIELTTAAKALLAEKGYDPVLGARPLRRAIQRDIEDVLSEKILFGELKAGQIVLVDAEGEGLLGEFTFRGVSKDDHERGPVSVAATAALNAPAGISTADLPPTGELQAGAE is encoded by the coding sequence ATGTTCGAGAGATTTACCGACCGAGCCCGTCGGGTCGTCGTCCTTGCCCAAGAAGAGGCACGGATGCTCAACCACAACTACATCGGCACCGAGCACATCCTGCTCGGCCTCATCCACGAGGGAGAGGGAGTCGCAGCCAAGGCGCTGGAGTCCCTCAACATCTCCCTCGACGGTGTGCGCTCGCAGGTCACCGAGATCATCGGCGAGGGCCAGCAGGCCCCCAGCGGGCACATCCCGTTCACGCCGCGCGCCAAGAAGGTCCTGGAGCTCTCGCTCCGCGAGGCCCTTCAGCTCGGCCACAACTACATCGGCACCGAGCACATCCTGCTCGGGCTCATCCGTGAGGGAGAGGGTGTCGCAGCCCAGGTCCTCACCAAGATGGGTGCCGACCTCAACCGCGTGCGCCAGCAGGTCATCCAGCTGCTGTCCGGGTACCAGGGCAAGGAGCCCGTCGCCGCGGGCGGCCCCGCCGAGGGCCAGCCCTCCGGCTCGGCCGTGCTCGACCAGTTCGGCCGCAACCTCACGCAGGCCGCACGCGAGGGCAAGCTCGACCCCGTCATCGGACGCACCTCGGAGATCGAGCGCGTCATGCAGGTTCTCTCTCGCCGCACCAAGAACAACCCGGTGCTGATCGGTGAGCCGGGCGTCGGCAAGACGGCCGTCGTCGAGGGCCTCGCCCAGGACATCGTCCGCGGCGACGTGCCGGAGACGCTCAAGGACAAGCAGCTCTACACGCTGGACCTCGGCGCCCTGGTCGCCGGGTCCCGCTACCGCGGTGACTTCGAGGAGCGCCTGAAGAAGGTCCTCAAGGAGATCCGCACGCGCGGCGACATCATCCTGTTCATCGATGAGATCCACACCCTCGTCGGTGCGGGTGCTGCCGAGGGCGCGATCGACGCTGCGAGCATCCTCAAGCCGATGCTGGCCCGTGGAGAGCTCCAGACCATCGGTGCGACCACGCTCGACGAGTACCGCAAGCACATCGAGAAGGACCCGGCCCTGGAGCGTCGTTTCCAGCCGATCCTCGTCTCGGAGCCGAGCCTGCCGCACGCGATCGAGATCCTCAAGGGTCTGCGCGACCGCTACGAGGCGCACCACCGCGTGTCCATCACGGACGCCGCGCTGGTGGCCGCCGCGACGCTGGCCGACCGGTACATCAACGACCGGTACCTGCCGGACAAGGCGATCGACCTGGTCGACGAGGCCGGTGCGCGCCTGCGCATCCGTCGCATGACCGCCCCGCCGGAGCTCAAGGAGCTCGACGAGCAGATCGCCGAGGCGCGTCGCGACAAGGAGTCCGCGATCGACGAGCAGGACTTCGAGAAGGCCGCGCGCCTGCGCGACACCGAGAAGCAGCTCACGCAGCAGCGCGCGGACAAGGAGAAGGCCTGGAAGGCCGGAGACCTGGACACCGTCGCCGAGGTGGACGAGGACCTGATCGCCGAGGTGCTCGCGATGTCCACCGGCATCCCGGTGCTCAAGCTCACCGAGCAGGAGTCGTCGCGCCTGCTGAAGATGGAGGACGAGCTGCACAAGCGCGTCGTCGGCCAGGAGACGGCCATCAAGGCCCTCTCCCAGGCGATCCGCCGCACGCGTGCAGGCCTCAAGGACCCCAAGCGTCCGGGTGGCTCGTTCATCTTCGCCGGCCCCACGGGTGTCGGTAAGACCGAGCTGGCCAAGGCGCTCGCCGAGTTCCTCTTCGGGGACGAGGAAGCGCTCATCCAGCTCGACATGTCCGAGTTCTCGGAGAAGCACACGGTCTCGCGTCTCTTCGGTTCGCCCCCCGGCTACGTCGGATACGACGAGGGTGGCCAGCTGACGGAGAAGGTCCGTCGCCGTCCGTTCTCCGTGGTCCTGTTCGACGAGGTGGAGAAGGCGCACGCCGACATCTTCAACTCGCTCCTGCAGATCCTCGAGGACGGTCGCCTGACCGACTCGCAGGGCCGCGTGGTGGACTTCAAGAACACCGTCATCATCATGACCACGAACCTCGGTACGCGGGACATCGCCAAGGGTCTCCAGACCGGCTTCAACGCCGGCGGTGACCTCGTGACGAGCTACGACCGCATGAAGGCCAAGGTGAACGACGAGCTGAAGCAGCACTTCCGCCCGGAGTTCCTCAACCGCGTCGACGACGTGGTGGTCTTCCCGCAGCTCTCGCAGACCGAGATCGTCCAGATCGTCGACCTGATGATCGCCAAGCTGGACAAGCGCCTGCGCGACAAGGACATGGGCATCGAGCTCACGACCGCCGCGAAGGCACTGCTGGCCGAGAAGGGCTACGACCCGGTCCTCGGTGCTCGTCCGCTGCGTCGCGCGATCCAGCGGGACATCGAGGACGTGCTGTCCGAGAAGATCCTGTTCGGCGAGCTCAAGGCCGGTCAGATCGTCCTGGTCGACGCCGAGGGCGAGGGCCTGCTGGGCGAGTTCACGTTCCGCGGCGTCTCCAAGGACGACCACGAGCGTGGCCCGGTGAGCGTCGCCGCGACGGCAGCGCTCAACGCTCCCGCGGGCATCTCGACGGCCGACCTCCCGCCGACCGGCGAGCTGCAGGCCGGCGCGGAGTGA
- a CDS encoding OsmC family protein: protein MAPQYTATVTGTAKSPTRLDVQIRDFSVTIDEPASLGGDDTGPNPVELVLSGLAGCLNITTHMVAKERGIEVRSLSVTATGSLNPQRLMGRPTPDRAGFQGIRLEIDVDADASPEEIDALLLAAEERCCVADNLMNATPVSVVRAGATASAV from the coding sequence ATGGCCCCCCAGTACACCGCGACGGTCACCGGCACCGCGAAGTCCCCGACCCGCCTCGACGTCCAGATCAGGGACTTCTCCGTCACGATCGACGAACCCGCGTCGCTCGGCGGCGACGACACCGGCCCCAACCCTGTCGAGCTCGTCCTGTCCGGGCTTGCCGGCTGCCTCAACATCACGACCCACATGGTCGCCAAGGAACGCGGCATCGAGGTGCGGAGCCTGAGCGTCACGGCGACGGGATCGCTCAACCCCCAGCGACTCATGGGACGCCCGACCCCGGACCGGGCAGGCTTCCAGGGCATCCGGCTCGAGATCGACGTCGACGCCGACGCGAGCCCCGAGGAGATCGACGCGCTCCTCCTGGCCGCGGAGGAACGCTGCTGCGTCGCGGACAACCTGATGAACGCGACCCCGGTCAGCGTCGTGCGCGCGGGAGCCACGGCTTCGGCGGTCTGA
- a CDS encoding SRPBCC family protein: MTGLVATASIHIAARPERVWAELVHPSATWMLGANVETDYQPGSTITFEGQYQGKHFEDHGTVLEVDRPRTLRFTHFSPSSGLPDVPENHHEVAITLAPDPKGTRVTIRQDNNDTPEAVEHSEELWRSALASLAGHD, translated from the coding sequence ATGACCGGACTCGTCGCCACCGCCTCGATCCACATCGCCGCCCGCCCCGAACGCGTGTGGGCCGAGCTCGTCCACCCCTCCGCGACGTGGATGCTGGGGGCCAACGTCGAGACGGACTACCAGCCGGGCAGCACCATCACGTTCGAGGGCCAGTACCAGGGCAAGCACTTCGAGGACCACGGCACGGTGCTCGAGGTCGACCGGCCCCGCACCCTGCGCTTCACGCACTTCTCACCGAGCAGCGGCCTTCCGGACGTCCCGGAGAACCACCACGAGGTCGCGATCACGCTCGCCCCGGATCCCAAGGGCACGCGGGTGACCATCCGTCAGGACAACAACGACACCCCCGAGGCGGTCGAGCACTCCGAGGAGCTGTGGCGCTCGGCGCTCGCCTCGCTCGCGGGCCACGACTGA
- a CDS encoding aminotransferase class I/II-fold pyridoxal phosphate-dependent enzyme: MADETISRRARDLARSTPFDFLLGFFAHEYPERRARPGVLDLTFGNPHDPAPTEYVEALRASAVPRDEHWFGYKVSEPAARAAAAESLRGVVDLPFEPDDVHLTTGGFTALALALKLVCDPGDEVVYSVPPWFAYEVIVREAGLVPVKVPVSAETFDLDLDAIADAITPRTRVVLVNTPNNPTGRVYPLGELRRLAALLDEASARAGRRIFVVSDEPYHRIVFDSTEFHSPAEVYPWTLLAYSYGKTLLAPGQRIGYLAVPPTLPGRAELRPAIEALQIAIGYAFPNAVLQHALPLLERIPFDVALYQRKRDLMVAGLRNIGYDVHRPEGTFYLFPRSPDPDDRAFEALLAEHDVLVLGGKYFETPGRFRISLTASMDTLEASLPRFAAAFGEAG; the protein is encoded by the coding sequence ATGGCCGACGAGACGATCTCCCGACGCGCACGCGACCTCGCGCGGTCCACCCCGTTCGACTTCTTGCTGGGCTTCTTCGCGCACGAGTACCCCGAGCGCCGAGCCCGCCCCGGGGTCCTCGACCTCACGTTCGGCAACCCGCACGACCCCGCCCCGACCGAGTACGTCGAGGCGCTGCGCGCGAGCGCCGTCCCGCGCGACGAGCACTGGTTCGGGTACAAGGTCAGCGAGCCCGCGGCGCGGGCCGCCGCCGCGGAGTCCCTGCGCGGCGTGGTGGACCTGCCCTTCGAGCCCGACGACGTGCACCTCACCACGGGCGGCTTCACCGCGCTCGCCCTCGCGCTCAAGCTCGTGTGCGACCCGGGCGACGAGGTCGTCTACAGCGTGCCGCCCTGGTTCGCGTACGAGGTGATCGTGCGCGAGGCCGGGCTCGTGCCGGTCAAGGTGCCGGTCTCTGCCGAGACGTTCGACCTGGACCTCGACGCGATCGCCGACGCGATCACGCCGCGCACCCGCGTCGTGCTCGTCAACACGCCCAACAACCCGACCGGGCGCGTGTACCCCCTGGGCGAGCTGCGCCGTCTGGCCGCTCTGCTCGACGAGGCGTCGGCACGCGCCGGACGCCGCATCTTCGTGGTCTCCGACGAGCCCTACCACCGGATCGTCTTCGACAGCACGGAGTTCCACAGCCCCGCCGAGGTCTACCCGTGGACCCTGCTGGCCTACAGCTACGGCAAGACGCTGCTCGCGCCGGGGCAGCGCATCGGGTACCTCGCGGTCCCACCGACCCTGCCGGGGCGCGCGGAGCTGCGGCCCGCGATCGAGGCGCTCCAGATCGCGATCGGGTACGCGTTCCCCAACGCCGTCCTCCAGCACGCGCTGCCGCTCCTGGAGCGCATCCCGTTCGACGTCGCGCTCTACCAGCGCAAGCGCGACCTGATGGTCGCCGGGCTGCGCAACATCGGCTACGACGTGCACCGCCCCGAGGGCACGTTCTACCTGTTCCCCCGCTCCCCCGACCCCGACGACCGCGCCTTCGAAGCCCTCCTCGCCGAGCACGACGTCCTGGTCCTCGGCGGGAAGTACTTCGAGACGCCGGGCCGGTTCCGCATCTCGCTCACGGCGAGCATGGACACGCTCGAGGCGAGCCTGCCGCGCTTCGCGGCGGCGTTCGGCGAGGCGGGCTGA
- a CDS encoding RNA polymerase sigma factor, whose amino-acid sequence MTPAPGSGSPPGLSIEDLLRTEAPQVLGALVRRFSRFDVAEDAVQEALLVASTRWPVEGVPSEPRSWLVRVAYRRMIDLLRTEQARHRRERTVGEAVLAEHASGREVIDDDDSLALLLLCAHPSLSPTSQVALTLRAVGGLTTAEIAHAYGVSEATMGTRVSRAKQQLRQEGTRFVPTTSTDRDVRLASVLRVLYLVFNEGYTATSGTRLGRVDLAREAVRLARLARAHSPRDPEVAGLLALMLLTEARRDARTDDQDHLVRLEDQDRSRWDHEMIEEGRATLDAVWPLRSVGPYQVQAAIAAVHASATGDADTDWPQIAALYLWLERLAPTGPVRLARVVAVARAFGPRRGLDLLDALDREHGLATDPLAGPREPAVRAHLLDDLGRRAEAADAFRSAAARTQNAVEQDYLLERARASAARDPGTR is encoded by the coding sequence ATGACGCCCGCACCGGGGTCCGGCTCTCCCCCGGGCCTGAGCATCGAGGACCTGCTGCGCACAGAAGCGCCGCAGGTCCTCGGCGCGCTCGTGCGCCGGTTCAGCCGGTTCGACGTGGCCGAGGACGCCGTCCAGGAGGCGCTGCTCGTCGCGAGCACCCGGTGGCCCGTCGAAGGAGTGCCGTCCGAGCCCCGGTCATGGCTCGTGCGCGTCGCCTACCGCCGGATGATCGACCTCCTGCGCACGGAGCAGGCGCGCCACCGCCGGGAGCGGACGGTCGGGGAGGCCGTGCTCGCGGAGCACGCGTCGGGCCGCGAGGTGATCGACGACGACGACAGCCTCGCCCTGCTGCTCCTGTGCGCCCACCCCTCGCTCAGCCCGACCTCGCAGGTCGCCCTGACCCTCCGTGCCGTGGGCGGCCTCACGACCGCGGAGATCGCCCATGCCTACGGCGTGAGCGAGGCGACCATGGGAACGCGGGTCAGTCGCGCGAAGCAGCAGCTCCGCCAGGAAGGGACCCGCTTCGTCCCCACCACCTCGACCGACCGCGACGTGCGCCTCGCGTCCGTGCTGCGGGTGCTGTACCTCGTGTTCAACGAGGGATACACGGCGACCTCGGGAACGCGGCTCGGCCGGGTCGACCTCGCGCGCGAGGCCGTCCGGCTCGCCCGGCTCGCCCGAGCTCACAGCCCCCGCGACCCCGAGGTCGCCGGACTGCTCGCCCTCATGCTGCTCACCGAGGCCCGCCGGGACGCCCGGACCGACGACCAGGACCACCTGGTGCGCCTCGAGGACCAGGACCGGTCACGCTGGGACCACGAGATGATCGAGGAGGGCCGCGCGACCCTCGACGCCGTCTGGCCGTTGCGCTCCGTCGGGCCGTACCAGGTGCAGGCCGCGATCGCGGCCGTCCACGCCTCGGCGACCGGCGACGCCGACACCGACTGGCCGCAGATCGCCGCGCTCTACCTCTGGCTCGAACGTCTCGCGCCGACCGGCCCCGTCCGTCTGGCGCGCGTCGTGGCGGTCGCGCGGGCGTTCGGCCCCCGGCGGGGCCTCGACCTCCTCGATGCGCTCGACCGAGAGCACGGGCTCGCCACCGACCCTCTCGCGGGCCCGCGCGAGCCCGCGGTGCGCGCCCACCTGCTCGACGACCTGGGGCGCCGCGCCGAGGCAGCCGACGCGTTCCGCTCCGCGGCAGCCCGCACGCAGAACGCGGTCGAGCAGGACTACCTGCTCGAGCGGGCTCGGGCCAGCGCGGCACGCGATCCCGGCACACGCTGA
- a CDS encoding YciI family protein: protein MKYLLLGYTPTAAWDAGNADTPTDDALTAFAAYQEFEAELRRTGEFVSSEGLGHPAVSTTVRLTDSGVVATDGPFAELKEVLASFAIIDCTSHERAVEIVSRMVEVLGEPMEIRPIMGDDFAA, encoded by the coding sequence ATGAAGTACCTGTTGCTCGGATACACCCCGACCGCCGCGTGGGACGCCGGCAACGCCGACACGCCGACCGACGACGCCCTCACGGCCTTCGCGGCCTACCAGGAGTTCGAGGCGGAGCTGCGCCGGACCGGCGAGTTCGTGTCGAGCGAAGGTCTGGGCCACCCGGCGGTGAGCACGACGGTGCGCCTGACCGACTCCGGCGTGGTCGCGACCGACGGGCCGTTCGCCGAGCTCAAGGAGGTCCTCGCGAGCTTCGCGATCATCGACTGCACGAGCCACGAGCGCGCCGTCGAGATCGTCAGCCGCATGGTCGAGGTCCTGGGCGAGCCCATGGAGATCCGCCCGATCATGGGCGACGACTTCGCGGCCTGA
- a CDS encoding DUF998 domain-containing protein: MTSQTRPTTPPTGSNPPPDRHPHTRSLLVAATLAGPFFVVSAGVQSVAREGFDLRVHPLSQLSTGDLGWVQILTFALTGLGLIALAVAHRRIVREGAGRRAVPVLLGIAGVGFVLAGVFVMDPENGFPVGTPDGPAASMSWHGIAHSVVAAVAFTALAAAAVVLTVRAVRARRVLAAVGHGVVGLLLLMPVSPETASLQVAVNGLVAFTWTTVLALRLRTLVTA; encoded by the coding sequence ATGACCAGCCAGACCCGGCCGACCACGCCACCCACCGGATCGAACCCGCCGCCCGACCGCCACCCGCACACCCGCTCGCTGCTCGTCGCGGCGACCCTCGCCGGTCCCTTCTTCGTCGTCTCCGCGGGCGTGCAGTCCGTCGCTCGCGAGGGTTTCGACCTGCGTGTCCACCCGCTCAGCCAGCTCTCCACGGGAGACCTCGGCTGGGTCCAGATCCTCACCTTCGCCCTGACCGGCCTCGGCCTCATCGCCCTGGCGGTGGCCCACCGACGGATCGTCAGGGAAGGAGCAGGTCGACGCGCCGTCCCCGTCCTGCTGGGGATCGCCGGGGTCGGCTTCGTGCTCGCAGGCGTCTTCGTCATGGACCCCGAGAACGGCTTCCCCGTCGGCACGCCGGACGGACCGGCAGCGTCGATGTCGTGGCACGGCATCGCTCACTCGGTGGTCGCCGCCGTCGCCTTCACCGCGCTCGCCGCAGCGGCGGTCGTCCTCACCGTCCGCGCGGTGCGTGCCCGCCGGGTCCTGGCCGCGGTCGGTCACGGTGTCGTCGGCCTCCTGTTGCTCATGCCCGTCTCACCCGAGACCGCGAGCCTCCAGGTCGCCGTCAACGGCCTCGTCGCCTTCACCTGGACCACGGTGCTCGCGCTGCGGCTGCGGACCCTCGTCACCGCCTGA
- a CDS encoding MFS transporter produces MPVSPPSTSVPSAQVLPPSAEPHGSAPVEPDAPVATGPRRWWILVILALTQLLVVLDGTIVNIALPQAQLELGLTDTERQWVVTAYALAFGALLLLGGRIADYWGRKRTYLLGMVGFGVASLLAGLARNGTELVAMRGLQGVFAALLAPAALALLTVSFPRGKERNTAFAVFGSVAGVGAAVGLVLGGALTEFADWRWCLWVDVPVVLVALVAGQVLIRESKADGDNRYDVLGTVVVVLGLGSLVYGFTLAEHSWAAPETIACLAAGVVLLALFVWIESRVAQPLLPLRVLTNKVRAGAFLLQAIFGALMIGALLYLALHLQIVMGLSPLQAGLGTLPMTIMTLVLAPVVTQLLARFGPRPLMIGGPLVAAAALAYLSRITVDGSYAVEVLPALLVLGAGMALVLVPLQNVALAGVEPHDAGAASATVNASMQIGGSIGLSVFTTLYAGAVAGAVVTDEASRLAAFVDGYSAAFVATAVTMVVGAVLAAVLIRGSKERLLPQGDQVAVHLG; encoded by the coding sequence ATGCCCGTCTCCCCTCCCTCCACCTCTGTGCCCTCGGCCCAGGTGCTCCCTCCCTCCGCCGAGCCCCACGGCTCCGCACCGGTCGAGCCGGACGCGCCGGTCGCGACCGGCCCCCGTCGCTGGTGGATCCTCGTCATCCTCGCGCTCACGCAGCTCCTGGTCGTGCTCGACGGCACGATCGTCAACATCGCCCTCCCGCAGGCCCAGCTCGAGCTGGGCCTGACCGACACCGAGCGCCAGTGGGTCGTCACGGCCTATGCGCTCGCGTTCGGCGCGCTCCTGCTCCTCGGCGGGCGCATCGCCGACTACTGGGGACGCAAGCGCACCTACCTGCTCGGGATGGTCGGGTTCGGGGTCGCGTCCCTGCTCGCCGGGCTCGCGCGCAACGGCACCGAGCTCGTCGCGATGCGCGGCCTCCAGGGCGTGTTCGCGGCACTGCTCGCGCCGGCCGCGCTCGCGCTGCTCACGGTCTCGTTCCCGCGCGGCAAGGAGCGGAACACGGCCTTCGCGGTCTTCGGGTCGGTCGCGGGGGTGGGCGCCGCCGTCGGGCTGGTGCTGGGCGGTGCCCTGACCGAGTTCGCCGACTGGCGCTGGTGCCTGTGGGTCGACGTGCCCGTCGTCTTGGTCGCGCTGGTCGCCGGCCAGGTGCTGATCCGTGAGAGCAAGGCGGACGGGGACAACCGGTACGACGTCCTGGGGACGGTCGTCGTGGTGCTCGGCCTCGGCTCGCTCGTCTACGGGTTCACGCTCGCCGAGCACAGCTGGGCCGCGCCCGAGACGATCGCGTGCCTCGCAGCGGGTGTCGTCCTCCTCGCGCTGTTCGTATGGATCGAGTCGCGCGTCGCGCAGCCGCTGCTGCCGCTGCGGGTCCTGACGAACAAGGTCCGGGCGGGCGCGTTCCTGCTGCAGGCGATCTTCGGTGCGCTCATGATCGGTGCGCTCCTGTACCTCGCGCTCCACCTGCAGATCGTCATGGGCCTCTCGCCCCTGCAGGCCGGCCTGGGCACGCTGCCCATGACGATCATGACGCTCGTCCTGGCGCCCGTGGTCACCCAGCTCCTCGCGCGGTTCGGTCCCCGGCCCCTCATGATCGGCGGGCCGCTGGTCGCCGCCGCGGCGCTCGCCTACCTGAGCCGGATCACGGTGGACGGGTCGTACGCGGTCGAGGTCCTGCCGGCTCTCCTCGTGCTGGGTGCGGGGATGGCCCTGGTGCTGGTGCCGCTGCAGAACGTCGCGCTCGCGGGCGTCGAGCCGCACGACGCGGGGGCCGCGAGCGCGACCGTCAACGCCTCGATGCAGATCGGCGGCTCGATCGGGCTGTCCGTCTTCACCACGCTCTACGCCGGCGCGGTCGCCGGGGCCGTCGTCACGGACGAGGCGTCACGGCTCGCGGCGTTCGTCGACGGCTACTCGGCGGCGTTCGTCGCGACCGCGGTCACGATGGTCGTGGGTGCCGTCCTCGCGGCCGTGCTGATCCGCGGGAGCAAGGAGCGCCTCCTGCCGCAGGGCGACCAGGTCGCGGTCCACCTGGGCTGA